One Rhizobium sp. NXC14 DNA window includes the following coding sequences:
- a CDS encoding DUF3991 and toprim domain-containing protein codes for MERREIERLRDEVSCAAVLEQAGFAIDAKESTRRAVKYRRRSEIVIVTHEGHGWFDPLSDAKGDVFGLVEHLGRVGFPACVEKVAALVGFEITQPDWQSGIADRQSDLSLSDRWQTRRCPWPGSSTWRYLRDERCLPTALVRKAIERNLLREGPQGSMWAAHTNEAGIVTGWEARGPQYRGFATGGTKILFRLGAKAAVRLAVTEAAIDAMSLAAIESVRDGTLYLSTGGGWSPATAAALSRLASEPSVQLVAATDADPQGDMFAERLRELADEVGCDWVRLRPPEEDWNEILKLRAKRRSEKPKWKEEGMGERPAACAPPASREASPG; via the coding sequence ATGGAAAGAAGAGAAATAGAGAGGCTGCGCGACGAGGTAAGTTGCGCCGCGGTGCTGGAGCAGGCCGGGTTTGCAATCGACGCCAAGGAAAGCACCCGGCGGGCGGTGAAGTACCGCCGCCGCAGCGAGATTGTCATCGTGACGCATGAGGGGCATGGATGGTTCGATCCGCTCAGCGACGCGAAAGGCGATGTGTTCGGGCTGGTCGAGCACCTTGGCCGTGTCGGCTTTCCGGCCTGCGTCGAGAAGGTCGCGGCGCTAGTGGGTTTCGAAATTACCCAGCCTGATTGGCAAAGCGGCATTGCGGACCGGCAATCCGACCTCTCCCTTTCCGATCGCTGGCAAACGCGCCGCTGCCCGTGGCCGGGCTCATCGACCTGGCGATACCTGCGTGACGAGCGCTGCCTTCCGACGGCTCTCGTTCGCAAGGCGATCGAACGCAATCTTCTGCGCGAAGGTCCGCAAGGCAGCATGTGGGCCGCCCATACGAACGAGGCAGGCATCGTGACCGGCTGGGAAGCGCGCGGTCCGCAATATCGCGGTTTTGCCACCGGCGGGACGAAGATCCTGTTCCGTCTCGGCGCGAAAGCAGCTGTGCGTCTCGCCGTCACGGAAGCTGCGATCGACGCCATGAGCCTGGCGGCAATCGAGAGCGTGCGTGACGGCACGCTTTATCTCAGCACAGGCGGCGGCTGGTCGCCGGCCACCGCTGCCGCCCTGAGTAGGCTGGCGTCAGAGCCAAGCGTCCAGCTTGTCGCTGCCACCGACGCCGATCCTCAAGGCGACATGTTTGCCGAGCGGTTGCGCGAACTTGCCGACGAGGTCGGATGTGACTGGGTTCGGCTTCGCCCGCCCGAAGAGGATTGGAACGAAATTCTGAAGCTCCGCGCGAAGCGGCGCAGCGAGAAACCGAAATGGAAGGAGGAGGGAATGGGGGAGAGGCCTGCCGCATGCGCACCGCCCGCGTCAAGGGAGGCTTCGCCCGGCTGA
- a CDS encoding DUF1419 domain-containing protein → MTSSVRKVFQSVASRQQMFRMFDRHGQRPDRHDGDGTPLYAGEWFEIAEAAHDYMFEVLPPLWIRGSMFAMREFLTGSVTSVFFALRIDGAIRYFHGYCDLSDKASVEAMRVAIVERESRPLCAMTCQERLEHIWSITADDYRGYAGSRWPAEARGKRTVLIYGGKEGSFLKLLDDLTDDEIAAKLPVQLRYRPITFAT, encoded by the coding sequence ATGACCTCTTCCGTCCGCAAGGTGTTTCAAAGCGTCGCAAGCCGCCAGCAGATGTTTCGCATGTTCGACCGCCATGGCCAGCGCCCTGATCGTCACGATGGCGACGGCACGCCGCTTTACGCGGGCGAATGGTTTGAAATCGCTGAGGCCGCGCACGATTACATGTTCGAGGTCCTGCCGCCGCTCTGGATCCGCGGCTCCATGTTTGCGATGCGGGAATTTTTGACCGGCTCGGTGACGTCAGTATTCTTCGCACTGCGTATCGACGGGGCGATCCGGTACTTCCACGGCTATTGCGACCTTTCCGACAAGGCTTCGGTCGAGGCCATGCGTGTCGCAATCGTCGAGCGGGAAAGCCGGCCTCTCTGCGCGATGACATGTCAGGAGCGCCTCGAGCATATCTGGAGCATCACGGCCGACGATTACCGAGGCTATGCCGGTTCGCGTTGGCCGGCGGAGGCACGGGGCAAGAGAACAGTGCTCATCTATGGCGGCAAAGAGGGCAGCTTCCTGAAGCTGCTCGACGATCTCACGGACGACGAGATCGCCGCCAAGCTGCCGGTGCAACTGCGATATCGACCCATAACCTTCGCCACATGA